GGGCAGGTGGTGCCGGACGAGGTGCTGCGCGAGGCGCTGTTCTCCATTCCCATGGCGTCAGGCGCCCGCTGGAACGTCGGGGTGGGGGATCTGATCCTGTTCCTGTCGCTGATCCTGCTGTTCTTCGAACTGCTGAAATCGACGTCCAGCCAGAAGGTCGCCATCGTCAACCACGCCCTGTCGATGATCCTGTTCGTGGTCTGCCTGGTCGAGTTTCTTCTGATCCGGGGCTTTGCCACCTCCACCTTCTTCCTGATCGTGGTGATGGTGATGCTGGATGTGCTGGCAGGCTTCATCGTCACCATCATCTCGGCCCGCAAAGACCTGGATTTCGGCAGCACGGTTTAAGTTTGGCCTATCGCGCGGTCGCGCTACTTGAGGCCGGTTGAGTGGGCCTATCGCGCGGTCGCGCTACTTGAGGCCGGGCCGCTTTGTTCTCAGCGGCGGGTCAGGGTCACATAGATGGCCCCGTCGCCGCCGTGCCGACGGTGAGCGACGGCATAGCCGCTGACCACGCCGCGCAGCTGGGCGGCCTGTAACCATTCCTGGATCGAGGCCCGGATCACGCCGCCGCCGCGCCGCCCCTGGCCGGTGATGACCAGAACCGAGCGGCACCCCCGCGCCTGGGCCCCCGTCAGAAATGCCTTCAGACGGTCTTCTGCCTCGAAGCGCGAGAAGCCATGCAGATCAATGCGTGCCTCGATCGGATCGCGCTCGCGGGCCAGGCGCCGCTGACGTCGCGGCTCCAGCGGCTCCGGCGCGGCGCGGGGACGATGTGGCGCAGCCGGGTGGGCGACCGTGCTGGCCGCCGGGGTGGAGGGCACTGGCAAGCGCCGGTTCACCGGCGCAGCGACGGTGGGAGGAACTGGCTCGGGCGGGTCGATCCGGGCCGCCTTGACCGCGCGGCGCGGCGCGACGGTGCCGGTGATCCGGGCCCACAGGCGGCGGTCCTCTGGACTCAGCGGGTCGCCGCGCCGGGTCATTCGCCCGGATCTTTGCCGACGTCTTCTTCCTCGATCATGGCAGGGCCGGGAGTCCAGGCGATCAGATCGCCCGGCTGACAGTCCAGCTCGCGGCACAGGGCGTCCAGGGTCGAGAACCGGATCGCCCGCGCCTTGCCCGTCTTCAGGATCGACAGATTGGCCACGGTGACGCCGACGCGATCGCTGAGCTCGGTCAGCGACATCCGCCGCTCGGCCAAAAGTCGGTCCAGATGGATGCGAACGGTCATGGCGCAGCCCTAGACCACGCGGACAGGATGGAAAAGACGCCGCCTTCCAGAGGCAAGAGACTCATATGGTCAGCTCCGACTCGCGCCGCAGCCGGGCCCCTTCGCGAAACACTTCCGCCAGGACGAAAACCACCAGGACCGAGAAGACCGGGGTCAGAAGCTCTCCGATCCCTTGAGGGTCCATGATGCCCGGGGCCAGTCGCGCGGCGACCAGGCCCTGGACCAACCAGACCCCGCCGGTGACGACCGCCAGGATCAAACCGATCTGGCGCAGGCGTCGCACATTGCCGGGCTGAAACGGATCGCCAAGGGTCAGCGTCCGGAAAATCTTGCGTAGGTGCGTGAGGATCAGCAGGAAGCCGCCGAAATAGGCGCTGATCGAGCCGAGCGCGAAAATCAGCAGCGCTCGCGTCAGGGGCTGGGCAGTCCCGCCCTCGTCGTTGGAGACGGTAACGTCCAGGTTCTCCAGCGGAATGAAAATGCCGACCACCAGAAGGATCAGCATCAGGCCCGTAATCAGGGCCAGAAGCACATAGGCCACGTCCAGCGCCACCTTCAGCAGGCTGGAAACGGAGCCGGGGCCCAGGGTCCGAAAACCGGGAACCCGAAGGCGCGTCAGCAGTCCGGGACGAATTCCGCGCGGCCTGGAGGTCGGAAGCGGCATTCGAACATCAATCCCTCTAAGCCGGGCGCAGGGGCGCGGGGGCCACGCGGGGTCCGGCCGACCCACGCGTGGCTCTATGTTTCGCGGTCTTCGTCATGTCCGTCAAAGGGCGGACGTTCAGAAGGACTGGATCAGGATCGCGACGATCGCCGTCGGCAGGGCAGCCAGCAGGGCGGCATTGACGATCGCGTGGCCGACCTTTTCCATCCAGAGCGAAGCGTTCATGGTGTCCATCGTATATCTCCATCGGTTCTGTTTAGGGGTCTGATGTGCCCCTGTTTTTGAGTTTGGGCCTAAAAGCATTCCAATCAGGGCTTGCCTTGGGAACGGTGCGGCCCCCCGTTCTTGAAAATAGAGATAAGCCGTGCGGAGCCGAAAAACACGTTACATATCGTTTAACGATATTAAACCTTGGTAATAGAATGTTGCACTGCGGGACGGGCCGAAAATGTTGAAACTGATCAAGGGTATGCGGCTGGTCGCGGCGACCCATAATCCGGGAAAGGCCCGCGAGATCGCCGCCCTGCTGGACGGAAATTACGAGATCGTCACGGCCGCCGACGCGGGGGTGCCTGAACCGGACGAAACCGAGACCACCTTTGTCGGCAATGCGCTGCTGAAAGCACGCCATGCGGCAGACCGTTGCGGCATTGTGTCCCTGGCCGACGACTCGGGCCTGTCGGTCGCAGCCCTGGACGGAGCGCCCGGCATCTTTTCCGCCCGGTGGGCCGGACCCGGAAAGGATTTCGCCCTGGCCATGCGCAAGGTCGAGCAGCGGCTGGAAGAGGGGGGGTCGCGCGACACCCGGGCCTGGTTCACCTCGGCGCTCGCTGTCTCATGGCCGGACGGGCCCAGTGTGGTGGTCGAAGGACGCGTGGACGGCCACCTGACCTTTCCCCCGCGCGGGGATCGGGGCTTCGGATATGATCCGATCTTCATCCCGGACGGCCATGACCAGACGTTCGGGGAGATGGATCCCGCGATCAAGGACGCCATGAGCCACCGCGCCCTGGCCTTTGCCAAGCTGAAGGCCGCGCTGATTGACTAGCTCACCCATGACCCCTCTCCCCCAGCGGGAGAGGGGGCGGGATGCCCTGGCCCTCTATGTCCACTGGCCCTACTGCGCGCGGATCTGCCCCTATTGCGACTTCAATGTCGTGCGCGACCGGGGGCGGACGGAGGAGGCGGAGCGGCTGGCGGCGGCGATCCTGGCCGATCTGGAGGCCCAGGCCGCGCTCATCGGCCCCCGGCGTCTGGCCTCGATCTTTTTCGGGGGCGGCACGCCGTCGCTGATGACCCCCGACAGCGTCGCCACCATAGTCGACCGCGCCCACAGCCTGTTCCCGGCCACCGGTGTGGTCGAGGTCACGCTGGAGGCCAATCCCACCGATGCGGAGGCCAGCCGTTTCGCCGCCCTGCGGTCCGCCGGGGTCAACCGGCTGTCGATGGGGGTGCAGGCTCTGGACGACGCGTCCCTGACCCTTCTGGGACGCAACCATTCGGCGGCCGAGGCGCAGCGAGCCGTGGCCGTGGCCGCCCGCGCCTTCGACCGGCTGTCGATCGACCTGATCTATGCGCGACCGGACCAGACTCCCGCCGCCTGGGCCGATGAGCTGACCCAGGCCCTGGACATGGGGTTCGAGCACGTCTCGCCCTATCAGCTGACCATAGAGTCCACGACCGCCTTCGGCCGGGCCTTTGCGCGGGGCACCCTGGTCCCTCCGGACGAAGATCAGGCCGCTGCCCTCTATGAGACGACGCAAGCGGTTCTGGAGGCGGCACGGTTCGAGGCCTATGAGGTGTCCAACCATGCGAGGGGACCGGCGGCGCGGTCCGCTCACAACATGCATGTGTGGCGCGGAGGCGACTACCTCGGCGTCGGCCCCGGGGCCCATGGCCGTCTGACGCGGGACGGCAGCCGCACCACGACCATCGCCCATCGCAGGATCGGAGACTATGTCGCCGGTGTCGCCGGCGGCGAACCCTGGATCGAGCAGGAGGTCCTGTCACCGAGCGGGGCTGCCGAGGAACGCATCCTGCTGGGTCTGCGCACGGTCGAGGGGGCCGCACTGGACGATCTGGTCGCTCTGGGGCGGACGATGGCCTCGGGACCGTTGGCCGATCTGGTCGCTGAGGGTTTTCTCACCGTGACCGGAGACCATGTTGTTGCCACCCGGACGGGCCGTCCGGTGCTGGACGGCGTGCTGAGGGCCCTGCTGACCTAGAAGCGCCTCCTGCAGTTTTCCTCCCCACATCGTGGGGAGGTGGATCGGCGCGTAGCGACGAGACGGAGGGGGGCGAATCCTCCCTCCAAGATTACCCCCTCCGTCACGGCGCAAGATGCGTCGCGCCACCTCCCCATGCCAAGACATTGGGAGGAGACTCAAAGGCATCGGATGGGATCGCGATCCGCCCTTGAGCCCGCCCCCGGGCACTGGCACGGTCCTGCCGATGACCGAGCCTTCGCCTTTTCCGCCTGCTGCCCCACCGCCACGGCCCGTCGCGCCGGGGCTCTATCTGGTGGCGACGCCCATCGGGAACCTGCGGGACATGACGCTGAGGGCGCTGGATGTGCTGGCGGCGGCGGACCTGGTCCTGGCCGAGGACACGAGGGTCACGGGCAAGCTGCTGTCGGCCTATGGGCTGAAAGCGAAACTGGAGCGCTGCGACGACCATGCGTCGGAACGGGCGGCCCAGGTTGCGATTGAAAGGATCGGGGCCGGCGCCGTGGTGGCCCTGGTCTCCGACGCGGGCACACCCTTGGTCAGCGACCCCGGCTTCGTCGTGGCCCGCACTGTGATCTCGGCGGGGCTGCCGGTGCACCCCATCCCTGGTGCCTCCAGCCTGCTGGCGGCCCTGTGCATCGCCGGCCTGCCCGCCGACCACGTGCTGTTTGCCGGCTTCCTGCCGGCCAAGTCAGGGGCCCGGCGCACGGCGCTTGAGGCGCTCAAGGGGCCCCATACCCTGGTCCTTTTCGAGAGCGGACCGCGGCTGGCCGACAGCCTGGCCGACATGGCTGCGGTCCTGGGCCCCCGCCCCGCCGCCGTCGCCCGAGAGCTGACCAAACTCTATGAGGAATGCGTGCGCGGGACGCTGGACACACTGGCCGTCGATCCGCGTTGCCAGGGCCCCAAGGGCGAGATCGTCGTGGTCATCGGGCCCGGAACGGCAGAGGTGGCCAGCGAGGCAGACGCCGAGGCTGCCCTGATTGAGGCCCTGACCCGGCTGCCCCCCGGCGAGGCCGCCGCCGAGGTGTCGCGGGCGCTGGACCTGCCACGCAAGGCCCTCTACCGCCGGGCCCTGGCTCTACAAGGCCGGAGATGAAGCCCCCTGTGCCCGGGCCGCCGTCCTCCTCACGCAGCTTGAGAGGCGGGCGGTCGCGCCGCGAGGGGCGTGGAGCGGAGTGGATCGCGGCCCTCTGGCTGATGGCGAAGGGCTATCAGATCCTGGGGTTTCGCCTACGCAGCCGGGCCGGAGAGATCGACATCCTGGCGCGCCGGGGACAGGTGCTGGCCGTGGTGGAGGTCAAGCGGCGCACGACCCTGGAGGCGGCCCTGGCGGCGCTTGGCCCCGATCAGCACCGTCGCCTGCTGTCAGCCGGTCAGGCGGTGTTGCACGGGCGCCCCGCCCTGAAAGGTTTCGACCTTCGCATCGACCTGGTGGCGCTGGCGCCCGGTCGGGTTCCGGTCCATCGTCGCGGTGTGGTTCCGACGGAGGTCGACCTCAGATGACGCGCGACGAAGCAGAGGCTGTGCTGACCGAGGCCGGACTGGCCGGGGACGACGCATTCCCGCTCTTGGAAGCCTCCATCGCCTGCGCCATCCACGATCAGCCGTTTCGGCAGGCCGGGCCCGTGCGGGTCCTGGCCGCCTATGCCGCCGAGCGGCTGGCCGAGCGGATCGGCGGCGAGCGAATGGAGGACGCCCTGGCCGAGACCATGGCCGGCGACCTGCGGCTGAACGGGGACCTGCTTCACTATGATGATCCGGCCAATACGGACCTGATCGACGTGGCCGAGCGGCGGCGGGGGCTGTCGGCGGCGCTTGCGGTCTTTTATCTGGATGCCGCGCGGCGGACGGGCCTGACCTGCGCCGCCGTGGACTTTCCGGGACACGTGCTCTTGCGGGTCGAGACGCCGGACGGGCCGATCGCCCTGGATCCCTTCAGCGAGGGGCGGGTGGTCATGCCGTCCGAACTCACACGCCGGGCCCTGAGGGCAGGACTGACG
The genomic region above belongs to Brevundimonas vitisensis and contains:
- a CDS encoding Smr/MutS family protein, giving the protein MTRRGDPLSPEDRRLWARITGTVAPRRAVKAARIDPPEPVPPTVAAPVNRRLPVPSTPAASTVAHPAAPHRPRAAPEPLEPRRQRRLARERDPIEARIDLHGFSRFEAEDRLKAFLTGAQARGCRSVLVITGQGRRGGGVIRASIQEWLQAAQLRGVVSGYAVAHRRHGGDGAIYVTLTRR
- the hemW gene encoding radical SAM family heme chaperone HemW yields the protein MTPLPQRERGRDALALYVHWPYCARICPYCDFNVVRDRGRTEEAERLAAAILADLEAQAALIGPRRLASIFFGGGTPSLMTPDSVATIVDRAHSLFPATGVVEVTLEANPTDAEASRFAALRSAGVNRLSMGVQALDDASLTLLGRNHSAAEAQRAVAVAARAFDRLSIDLIYARPDQTPAAWADELTQALDMGFEHVSPYQLTIESTTAFGRAFARGTLVPPDEDQAAALYETTQAVLEAARFEAYEVSNHARGPAARSAHNMHVWRGGDYLGVGPGAHGRLTRDGSRTTTIAHRRIGDYVAGVAGGEPWIEQEVLSPSGAAEERILLGLRTVEGAALDDLVALGRTMASGPLADLVAEGFLTVTGDHVVATRTGRPVLDGVLRALLT
- a CDS encoding SirB1 family protein, encoding MTRDEAEAVLTEAGLAGDDAFPLLEASIACAIHDQPFRQAGPVRVLAAYAAERLAERIGGERMEDALAETMAGDLRLNGDLLHYDDPANTDLIDVAERRRGLSAALAVFYLDAARRTGLTCAAVDFPGHVLLRVETPDGPIALDPFSEGRVVMPSELTRRALRAGLTPHIADRLDVLMAPVTDRAALIRLQNILFSRALKSGDYEAAERSALRRALLAPEDHRPWLDVAAAREKRGALTSALEALARARGVDGPAEVGRVQILERVRMQLN
- the rsmI gene encoding 16S rRNA (cytidine(1402)-2'-O)-methyltransferase, with the translated sequence MTEPSPFPPAAPPPRPVAPGLYLVATPIGNLRDMTLRALDVLAAADLVLAEDTRVTGKLLSAYGLKAKLERCDDHASERAAQVAIERIGAGAVVALVSDAGTPLVSDPGFVVARTVISAGLPVHPIPGASSLLAALCIAGLPADHVLFAGFLPAKSGARRTALEALKGPHTLVLFESGPRLADSLADMAAVLGPRPAAVARELTKLYEECVRGTLDTLAVDPRCQGPKGEIVVVIGPGTAEVASEADAEAALIEALTRLPPGEAAAEVSRALDLPRKALYRRALALQGRR
- a CDS encoding DUF2975 domain-containing protein, producing the protein MPLPTSRPRGIRPGLLTRLRVPGFRTLGPGSVSSLLKVALDVAYVLLALITGLMLILLVVGIFIPLENLDVTVSNDEGGTAQPLTRALLIFALGSISAYFGGFLLILTHLRKIFRTLTLGDPFQPGNVRRLRQIGLILAVVTGGVWLVQGLVAARLAPGIMDPQGIGELLTPVFSVLVVFVLAEVFREGARLRRESELTI
- a CDS encoding YraN family protein; amino-acid sequence: MKPPVPGPPSSSRSLRGGRSRREGRGAEWIAALWLMAKGYQILGFRLRSRAGEIDILARRGQVLAVVEVKRRTTLEAALAALGPDQHRRLLSAGQAVLHGRPALKGFDLRIDLVALAPGRVPVHRRGVVPTEVDLR
- the rdgB gene encoding RdgB/HAM1 family non-canonical purine NTP pyrophosphatase is translated as MLKLIKGMRLVAATHNPGKAREIAALLDGNYEIVTAADAGVPEPDETETTFVGNALLKARHAADRCGIVSLADDSGLSVAALDGAPGIFSARWAGPGKDFALAMRKVEQRLEEGGSRDTRAWFTSALAVSWPDGPSVVVEGRVDGHLTFPPRGDRGFGYDPIFIPDGHDQTFGEMDPAIKDAMSHRALAFAKLKAALID
- a CDS encoding helix-turn-helix domain-containing protein; protein product: MTVRIHLDRLLAERRMSLTELSDRVGVTVANLSILKTGKARAIRFSTLDALCRELDCQPGDLIAWTPGPAMIEEEDVGKDPGE